The Anaerolineae bacterium genome segment ACTAAAAATAAAAAACCGACAAGCATCGAACATATTGATTTGTCATAATTAATTATCAGCGCAATTTTATCGCCGATAATTACCCCCAGGATTAAAAATAAAACAGGAATCATATAAACAAGGAAAGATACTTTTAATAATGAAGATGTTTCAAAACTTATAGTAACCCTGTCATTAACCTTTGCTCCCACAGCATTTATTGCTTCCACCTCTACATCATCAG includes the following:
- a CDS encoding SoxR reducing system RseC family protein, encoding MATQEGIITKVYSTTAWVKCAKCAACESCSAKGFCNTAGVSDDVEVEAINAVGAKVNDRVTISFETSSLLKVSFLVYMIPVLFLILGVIIGDKIALIINYDKSICSMLVGFLFLVAAFFFVKAKGRELSKKDAYQPKIIRILK